A section of the Lepus europaeus isolate LE1 chromosome 10, mLepTim1.pri, whole genome shotgun sequence genome encodes:
- the TSPAN19 gene encoding tetraspanin-19, translating to MLRKNKILIFKYFLNLINGAFLVLGLLFVGFGAWLLLDINNFLTALDENNHFIIYISQILIGMGSAIVLLCLLGYLGISKEILWLLILYAVLLVFAFAVQAVVSALIFTMKEEVYQLWHDKINLIISEYGSKDKPEDISKWMIINALQKTLKCCGQQNYTDWIKNKNKENSEQVPCSCTNSTLGKWFCDEPLNATYPEGCDSKISTWYDVNALTLSGINLGLLASEILQVSLIISYFRHIKNRIYAEM from the exons atgttaagaaaaaacaaaatattaatttttaagtattttcttaatCTTATCAATGGAGCTTTCTT GGTTCTTGGACTTTTATTTGTAGGATTTGGTGCATGGCTTTTATtagatataaataattttttaacagcTTTgg ATGAAAATAATcacttcataatatatatttctcaaATTTTGATTGGAATGGGATCTGCTATTGTTCTTCTTTGTCTACTGGGTTATTTGGGAATTAGTAAAGAAATCTTATGGCTCCTAATCTTG tatGCGGTACTGTTGGTATTTGCCTTTGCTGTTCAGGCTGTTGTGTCAGCACTCATATTCACAATGAAAGAGGAG GTTTACCAACTATGGCATGATAAGATCAATTTGATCATTTCTGAATATGGATCCAAAGATAAGCCAGAAGACATATCGAAATGGATGATTATAAATGCTTTGCAGAAAACA TTGAAGTGTTGTGGCCAACAAAATTAcacagactggataaagaacaagaataaggaaaattcAGAGCAGGTGCCATGTTCTTGCACAAACTCTACATTAGGAAAATGGTTTTGTGATGAGCCACTGAATGCAACTTACCCAGAG GGTTGTGACTCCAAAATCAGCACATGGTATGATGTTAATGCATTAACTTTAAGTGGAATTAACCTTGGACTTTTGGCTTCAGAG